Proteins co-encoded in one Pelodiscus sinensis isolate JC-2024 chromosome 7, ASM4963464v1, whole genome shotgun sequence genomic window:
- the LOC142830262 gene encoding gamma-crystallin B-like, with protein sequence MACRLNPATMGKITLYEDRNFQGRSFECSGDHPDFQSQLSRCNSVRVESGCFMLYERPNFQGQQCFLKRGDYPDMQSEGFSTSMKSCRLIPPHRGTYRIKIYEKEDHRGNMAELTEDSPQVMDQLRSHEMLSCSVLEGHWILYEMPNYRGRQYLLRPGEYRRFSEWGSMSGKVGSLRRATDMY encoded by the exons ATGGCTTGTCGCCTGAATCCAGCTACGATGGGAAAG ATCACCCTTTACGAGGACAGAAACTTCCAGGGCCGCTCTTTTGAGTGCAGCGGCGACCATCCGGATTTTCAAAGTCAGCTCAGCCGCTGTAACTCGGTCCGAGTGGAAAGTGGCTGCTTCATGCTCTATGAACGTCCCAACTTCCAGGGACAGCAGTGCTTTCTGAAAAGGGGCGACTATCCTGACATGCAGTCGGAGGGTTTCAGCACCTCCATGAAGTCCTGCCGGCTCATCCCACCT CACAGGGGCACCTACAGGATAAAGATCTACGAGAAGGAGGATCACAGAGGCAACATGGCAGAGCTAACCGAGGACTCTCCGCAAGTCATGGACCAGCTACGCTCCCACGAGATGCTCTCTTGCTCCGTGCTGGAGGGGCACTGGATCCTTTACGAAATGCCCAATTACAGAGGCCGCCAATACCTGCTGAGGCCAGGGGAGTACAGGAGATTCAGCGAGTGGGGCTCCATGAGTGGCAAAGTCGGCTCTCTGAGACGTGCCACGGATATGTACTGA